A region from the Lysobacter antibioticus genome encodes:
- a CDS encoding response regulator encodes MIRIYVVDDHPVLRTGLHSIIERETDILVVGESGNGAQALAAIPTLAVDVVLCDFDLPDTDGLRLTRKLLHENAERKVLIVSGLDDSSIPRLLFDAGARGYLTKASSAHKLVYAIRQVAAGHEFVDDALPRNVLLGLSPFRRLSAREKEVAALTVQEYTTRQIAEVLRVDETTVRTIRSRVYKKLGLRGAISLSKLAARHGFTDQGG; translated from the coding sequence ATGATTCGGATCTATGTCGTCGACGACCATCCGGTGCTCAGGACAGGCTTGCACTCGATCATCGAACGGGAAACGGACATCCTCGTCGTCGGCGAGTCGGGTAACGGCGCGCAGGCGCTGGCGGCGATTCCAACGCTCGCCGTCGATGTCGTGCTGTGCGATTTCGATCTGCCCGATACCGACGGCCTGCGCCTGACCCGCAAGCTCTTGCACGAGAACGCCGAGCGCAAGGTGCTGATCGTTTCCGGGCTCGACGACAGTTCGATCCCGCGGCTGCTGTTCGATGCCGGCGCGCGCGGCTATCTGACCAAGGCGAGCAGCGCGCACAAGCTGGTGTACGCGATCCGCCAGGTCGCGGCCGGACACGAGTTCGTCGACGATGCCCTGCCGCGCAATGTCCTGCTGGGCCTGTCGCCGTTCCGCCGCTTGAGTGCGCGCGAGAAGGAGGTCGCCGCGCTGACCGTGCAGGAGTACACGACCCGGCAGATCGCCGAAGTGCTGCGGGTCGACGAAACCACCGTGCGCACCATCCGTTCGCGCGTTTACAAGAAGCTCGGCCTGCGCGGAGCGATTTCCTTGAGCAAGCTCGCGGCCAGGCACGGCTTCACCGACCAGGGCGGTTGA
- a CDS encoding helix-turn-helix domain-containing protein yields the protein MPNLATILKDEIARISRKECRRLVDPLKKQVAAQRQDIASLKRERDSLKREVAALNKALNKPGNKAVAAKPQAESEGRHRFSAAGLRTLRKKLGVSAEEFGKLIGASGQSVYNWEQEKARPRQALLQQIAALRGIGKRQAQKLLEAG from the coding sequence ATGCCAAACCTCGCTACGATCCTCAAAGACGAAATCGCACGTATCTCGCGCAAGGAATGCCGCCGCCTCGTCGACCCGCTGAAGAAGCAGGTCGCCGCCCAGCGCCAGGACATCGCCTCGCTCAAGCGCGAACGCGACAGTCTCAAGCGAGAGGTCGCCGCGCTCAACAAGGCGCTCAACAAACCCGGCAACAAAGCCGTCGCGGCCAAGCCGCAAGCCGAAAGCGAAGGCCGCCACCGCTTCTCCGCGGCCGGCCTGCGCACCTTGCGCAAGAAGTTGGGCGTGTCGGCAGAAGAGTTCGGCAAACTGATCGGCGCCAGCGGCCAATCGGTCTACAACTGGGAACAAGAAAAGGCGCGTCCGCGCCAGGCCTTGCTCCAACAGATCGCGGCCTTGCGCGGCATCGGCAAACGCCAGGCGCAGAAGCTGCTCGAAGCCGGCTGA
- a CDS encoding GNAT family N-acetyltransferase — translation MTVYTAIHETPSVEVYRMLRVDSGLSAKSETAAARGLANTLFAVQILGDGAPIGMGRVIGDDGCFYQVVDIAVLPGHRGRGLGKRIMQDISAYLRDHAPETAYVSLIADGEARHLYAQYGFELTAPASVGMAFER, via the coding sequence ATGACCGTCTATACCGCGATCCACGAAACCCCCTCCGTCGAGGTGTATCGCATGCTCCGCGTCGATTCCGGCCTGAGCGCGAAGAGCGAGACCGCTGCCGCGCGCGGCCTGGCCAATACCCTGTTCGCAGTGCAAATTCTCGGCGACGGCGCGCCGATCGGCATGGGCCGGGTAATCGGCGACGACGGTTGTTTCTATCAGGTCGTCGATATCGCGGTGTTGCCGGGCCATCGGGGCCGGGGCCTGGGCAAGCGGATCATGCAGGACATCTCCGCCTATTTGCGCGACCATGCGCCCGAAACCGCCTATGTCAGTTTGATCGCCGACGGCGAAGCGCGCCATCTGTACGCGCAATACGGTTTCGAGCTCACCGCGCCGGCGTCGGTCGGCATGGCCTTCGAACGCTGA
- a CDS encoding Vat family streptogramin A O-acetyltransferase, translating into MQGPSPEQTHPMDGFPQVCFIKNTIKNPNIVVGDYTYYDDPEGSENFERNVLYHFPFIGDKLIIGKFCALARGVKFIMNGANHKLSGLSTYPFQIFGHGWESVMPQPGELPYKGDTVVGHDVWIGFEALIMPGVRIGNGAVVSSRSVVVADVPAYTIVGGNPAKTIRQRFAPDEIAALEALAWWDWPVEKITRHLQCLVAGDIEALRRCASEI; encoded by the coding sequence TTGCAAGGTCCCAGTCCCGAACAGACTCATCCGATGGATGGGTTTCCGCAGGTGTGTTTCATCAAGAACACCATCAAGAATCCGAACATCGTCGTCGGCGACTACACCTACTACGATGATCCGGAAGGCTCGGAAAACTTCGAGCGCAACGTGCTGTACCACTTTCCGTTCATCGGCGACAAGCTGATCATCGGCAAGTTCTGCGCCCTCGCGCGCGGCGTCAAGTTCATCATGAACGGCGCCAACCACAAGCTTTCGGGCTTATCGACCTATCCCTTCCAGATCTTCGGACACGGTTGGGAAAGCGTGATGCCCCAGCCCGGCGAACTGCCGTACAAGGGCGATACCGTGGTCGGCCACGATGTCTGGATCGGTTTCGAAGCCTTGATCATGCCCGGCGTCAGGATCGGCAACGGCGCGGTCGTGTCGTCGCGCTCGGTGGTGGTCGCCGACGTGCCGGCCTACACCATCGTCGGCGGAAATCCGGCCAAGACGATCCGGCAGCGCTTCGCGCCCGACGAGATCGCCGCCCTGGAGGCGCTGGCCTGGTGGGACTGGCCGGTCGAGAAGATCACCCGGCATCTTCAGTGCCTCGTCGCCGGCGATATCGAGGCCTTGCGCCGTTGCGCCAGCGAGATTTGA
- the chrA gene encoding chromate efflux transporter gives MSAADVHARANRPGNAGEVFRVFLRLGLTSFGGPIAHLGYFREEFVRRRGWLDDASFARLLSICQFLPGPASSQLGFSIGLIRAGWRGALAAFLAFTLPSALLMFGFALYAPQFLHGPVGSAVVHGLKLVAVVVVSHGLVGMARSLTPDLQRVAIAAGACALVLLADGAWWQFAAILGGGMLGAWLCRPAAFDAAATPPLRYGRRLAGACFVLFLVALACSLIPSGSAPSLRGLAGAFYRAGCFVFGGGHVVLPLLKDELVVNGWIGADTFLAGYGAAQAMPGPMFTLAAYLGASLDLGLPPWLSAGVALMCIFLPGFLLLVAALPAWTALMSRPWAARTVAGINAAVVGLLAAALYDPVWREGVSAPADAAIVAVGWVLMWRLRLSALWVLAWCVGAAVAWALSIGSQA, from the coding sequence TTGTCCGCAGCAGATGTCCATGCCCGCGCCAACCGCCCCGGCAATGCGGGGGAAGTGTTTCGGGTGTTCCTGCGCCTCGGGCTGACCTCGTTCGGCGGCCCCATCGCCCATCTGGGCTATTTCCGCGAAGAGTTCGTACGCCGTCGCGGCTGGCTCGACGATGCGTCCTTCGCCCGCTTGTTGTCGATCTGCCAGTTCCTGCCGGGCCCGGCCAGCAGCCAGCTGGGATTTTCCATCGGCTTGATTCGCGCCGGCTGGCGCGGCGCCCTGGCGGCATTCCTGGCCTTCACCCTGCCCTCGGCGCTGCTGATGTTCGGCTTCGCCCTGTATGCGCCGCAGTTCCTGCACGGCCCGGTGGGCAGCGCCGTGGTCCACGGCCTGAAGTTGGTCGCGGTGGTGGTGGTATCGCACGGGCTCGTCGGCATGGCGCGGTCGCTGACGCCCGATCTGCAGCGCGTGGCGATCGCCGCTGGCGCGTGTGCCTTGGTGCTGCTCGCCGATGGCGCATGGTGGCAGTTCGCGGCCATTCTCGGCGGCGGCATGCTCGGTGCCTGGCTATGCCGCCCCGCGGCCTTCGACGCGGCCGCGACACCGCCACTGCGCTACGGACGACGCCTCGCCGGGGCCTGCTTCGTGCTGTTCCTGGTGGCGCTGGCATGCTCGCTGATTCCCTCGGGCAGCGCACCGTCGCTGCGCGGATTGGCCGGCGCCTTCTATCGCGCCGGCTGCTTCGTGTTCGGCGGCGGCCACGTCGTGCTGCCGCTGCTCAAGGACGAGCTCGTGGTCAACGGTTGGATCGGCGCGGATACGTTCCTGGCCGGGTATGGTGCTGCGCAGGCGATGCCCGGGCCGATGTTCACCCTGGCAGCCTACCTGGGCGCCAGCCTCGACCTCGGCCTGCCGCCGTGGTTGAGCGCCGGCGTCGCACTGATGTGCATTTTCCTGCCCGGGTTCCTGCTGCTGGTCGCCGCCCTGCCGGCCTGGACCGCGCTGATGAGCCGCCCCTGGGCGGCACGGACCGTCGCCGGCATCAATGCCGCGGTGGTCGGCCTGCTCGCCGCCGCGCTTTACGACCCGGTCTGGCGCGAGGGCGTGAGCGCACCGGCCGACGCCGCAATCGTCGCGGTCGGCTGGGTGCTGATGTGGCGACTGCGCCTGTCCGCCTTGTGGGTGCTCGCCTGGTGCGTCGGCGCGGCGGTGGCCTGGGCGCTGTCGATTGGCTCCCAGGCCTGA
- a CDS encoding LysM peptidoglycan-binding domain-containing protein: MGIPSIDGVPYHLQYPQAPAQAVVPPPQPQEEYHQVEAGDTLESIAQQYSTPEAPVTAQQIAERNQIDNGPIDPGKDLIVPTIKQHAAPKADPNPSPEQAKSDEAMKKYLNAEDNLAAFDSGYTRQHNDPDYQPIRSGYAGLSATAREELQKSIAAEIKADFDASANGGAFDAKAIQQYGAEVVKRYDNDPAGKAAAEAAVKEVGIQHEVDATLKAAGSAPDAKGAVETLSRELPKLSPEAQTRLLSSDGFDTVVEQKIGPAFTDSLKGEPWKDSRSGPASKPMESVQKLEKLIEGAEPRIAGALADHGVDALKDFLGRAEKDGYSIRLGIDGTRSLVHIAGQIGGTSEGDIAIQGMTDLPLDGSQIHLGVSEGARPNLSIAMAQAHGGPQSVDAAIMGVQMYAGSVNGNVDKLAKHTDELSWLINNHGGSMTPDQLNQAIKDYTSGAGSSWAKTAEELQNKVADQGKTLLDQIDSLSNAPADQQDKTKKAIEGILGDTKSAYAISLALKQHPDYIDSLAGKRLMQNLAYTGKFGEQGIKLGKEIANAYIRNDVLSAAHNYDPRNPASIQQAEQSIDKLKNPALIKLLGLDVEGGKYQSYVKLVDELKKSLPAAGDGTEQIIAKLKTHAEAMNNVDRRFTAESSRPVFEKNQPAGQLLRMVGLGFATMGFMNSASKANDGQFSLTNKNDLKAIVDAANLGQKGTELAVGLGMVTEDSTLGRFGAGNKLNGVSIDPGRWTRADRVFGYLSAGFDYWNAVEAHQKGDDVRAGMYLTAGVGGTMAALSGTTFASALGAGSWLGPVGIGLVVVATAGLTMKDRIEHSNAHMNEASAKFLEHAKFSPQVSQALVDQSGEGWSPVTLLARYAEAKGYKLDEPGPRDQFVAWVNAMPTDKLERLRTELHQALDKFDGDVSKLGSDTTVVRPEAYIATRGGAAKVDGIVGTVGHIDAVVRDFGIPQLPTP, encoded by the coding sequence ATGGGCATTCCGAGCATCGATGGCGTTCCCTATCACCTGCAGTACCCGCAGGCTCCCGCGCAGGCCGTGGTACCGCCGCCGCAGCCGCAGGAGGAGTACCACCAGGTCGAGGCCGGCGACACCCTGGAGTCGATCGCCCAGCAATACAGCACGCCGGAAGCGCCGGTCACCGCGCAGCAAATCGCCGAGCGCAACCAGATCGACAACGGTCCGATCGATCCCGGCAAGGACCTGATCGTGCCGACGATCAAGCAGCACGCCGCACCCAAGGCCGATCCGAACCCGTCGCCCGAGCAGGCCAAGAGCGACGAGGCGATGAAGAAATACCTCAACGCCGAGGACAACCTCGCCGCCTTCGACAGCGGCTATACCCGCCAGCACAACGATCCGGACTACCAGCCGATCCGTTCCGGCTACGCCGGCCTCAGCGCGACCGCGCGCGAGGAACTGCAAAAGAGCATCGCCGCCGAGATCAAGGCCGATTTCGACGCGAGCGCCAACGGCGGCGCGTTCGACGCCAAGGCGATCCAGCAGTACGGCGCCGAAGTCGTCAAACGCTACGACAACGACCCGGCCGGCAAGGCCGCGGCCGAAGCGGCGGTCAAGGAAGTCGGCATCCAGCACGAGGTCGACGCCACGCTCAAGGCGGCAGGATCCGCACCGGATGCGAAGGGCGCGGTCGAGACGCTCAGCCGCGAGTTGCCGAAGCTGTCGCCCGAGGCGCAGACCCGCCTGCTGTCCAGCGACGGCTTCGACACGGTGGTCGAGCAGAAGATCGGGCCGGCGTTCACCGACTCGCTGAAGGGCGAGCCGTGGAAGGACTCGCGCAGCGGCCCGGCCTCCAAGCCGATGGAAAGCGTGCAGAAACTCGAGAAGCTGATCGAAGGCGCCGAGCCGCGCATCGCCGGCGCGCTGGCCGATCACGGCGTCGATGCCCTGAAGGACTTCCTCGGCCGCGCCGAGAAGGACGGCTACAGCATCCGCCTCGGCATCGACGGCACCCGCTCGCTGGTCCACATCGCCGGCCAGATCGGCGGCACTTCCGAAGGCGATATCGCGATCCAGGGCATGACCGATCTGCCCCTGGACGGCTCGCAGATTCATCTGGGCGTGTCCGAAGGTGCGCGTCCGAATCTGTCGATCGCGATGGCGCAGGCCCACGGCGGCCCGCAGTCGGTCGACGCGGCGATCATGGGCGTGCAGATGTACGCCGGCAGCGTCAACGGCAATGTCGACAAGCTCGCCAAGCACACCGACGAACTGAGCTGGCTGATCAACAACCACGGCGGTTCGATGACGCCGGACCAGCTCAACCAGGCGATCAAGGACTACACCAGCGGCGCCGGCTCGAGCTGGGCGAAGACCGCCGAAGAATTGCAGAACAAGGTCGCCGACCAGGGCAAGACCCTGCTCGATCAGATCGATAGCCTGAGCAACGCGCCGGCCGACCAGCAGGACAAGACCAAGAAAGCCATCGAGGGCATTCTCGGCGACACCAAGTCCGCCTACGCGATCAGCCTGGCCCTGAAGCAGCATCCGGACTACATCGATTCCCTCGCCGGCAAACGCCTGATGCAGAACCTGGCCTACACCGGCAAGTTCGGCGAGCAGGGCATCAAGCTCGGCAAGGAAATCGCCAATGCCTATATCCGCAACGACGTGCTCTCGGCCGCGCACAACTACGATCCGCGCAACCCGGCAAGCATCCAGCAGGCCGAGCAGTCGATCGATAAGCTCAAGAACCCCGCGCTGATCAAGTTGCTCGGCCTGGACGTCGAAGGCGGCAAGTACCAGAGCTACGTCAAGCTGGTCGACGAGTTGAAGAAGAGTCTGCCGGCGGCCGGCGACGGCACCGAGCAGATCATCGCCAAGCTCAAGACCCACGCCGAGGCGATGAACAACGTCGACCGCCGCTTCACCGCCGAATCGAGCCGGCCGGTGTTCGAGAAGAACCAGCCGGCCGGCCAGCTGCTGCGCATGGTCGGCCTGGGCTTCGCGACCATGGGCTTCATGAACTCGGCGAGCAAGGCCAACGACGGCCAGTTCAGCCTGACCAACAAGAACGACCTCAAGGCGATCGTCGACGCCGCCAACCTGGGCCAGAAGGGCACCGAACTCGCGGTCGGCCTGGGCATGGTCACCGAGGACTCGACCCTGGGCCGTTTCGGCGCCGGCAACAAACTCAACGGCGTGAGCATCGATCCGGGCCGCTGGACCCGCGCCGACCGCGTGTTCGGCTATCTGTCGGCCGGCTTCGATTACTGGAATGCGGTCGAGGCGCACCAGAAGGGCGACGACGTTCGTGCCGGCATGTACCTGACCGCCGGCGTCGGCGGCACCATGGCGGCGCTGTCGGGCACCACCTTCGCTTCCGCGCTCGGCGCCGGCAGCTGGCTCGGCCCGGTCGGCATCGGCCTGGTCGTGGTCGCCACCGCCGGCCTGACCATGAAGGACCGCATCGAGCACTCCAATGCGCACATGAACGAGGCCTCGGCGAAGTTCCTCGAGCATGCGAAGTTCAGTCCGCAGGTCTCGCAGGCCCTGGTCGACCAGAGCGGCGAAGGCTGGAGCCCGGTGACGCTGTTGGCGCGTTATGCCGAAGCCAAGGGCTACAAGCTCGACGAGCCCGGTCCGCGCGACCAGTTCGTCGCCTGGGTCAATGCCATGCCGACCGACAAACTGGAGCGCTTGCGCACCGAGTTGCACCAGGCCTTGGACAAGTTCGACGGCGACGTGTCCAAGCTCGGCAGCGACACCACCGTGG